The following are from one region of the Paenibacillus sp. KS-LC4 genome:
- the fabG gene encoding 3-oxoacyl-[acyl-carrier-protein] reductase: protein MKFADKVVFITGGAKGIGCAIVQAFASEGATVLFTYKSSEEEAEKLEAALQEKGGKAKAFALDVSDHMNALAVIEEAVQQFGKIDVLVNNAGVTEDGFLMLMEESSWDNVINTNLKGAYNCCKAVLPSMISKRRGVIVNISSVSALTGASSQTNYSASKAGLIGLTRSLSREVSGKNIRVNAIAPGYIVTDMLGKVPDRVRRHFVDKIACGRLGEADEIAKVALFLASDDASYIYGQTIIVDGGMI from the coding sequence TTGAAATTTGCCGATAAAGTCGTCTTTATTACCGGAGGAGCGAAGGGAATCGGCTGCGCCATCGTACAGGCTTTTGCCAGTGAAGGGGCTACCGTGCTCTTTACCTATAAAAGCAGTGAGGAAGAAGCTGAGAAGCTGGAAGCTGCCCTGCAGGAAAAGGGGGGCAAGGCGAAAGCGTTCGCGCTGGATGTATCCGATCATATGAATGCGCTTGCTGTAATAGAGGAGGCTGTCCAGCAGTTTGGAAAGATTGATGTGCTGGTCAACAATGCGGGCGTAACGGAGGATGGTTTTCTGATGCTGATGGAGGAATCCTCCTGGGACAACGTCATCAATACCAATTTGAAAGGCGCCTACAATTGCTGCAAAGCGGTGCTGCCTTCGATGATCAGCAAGAGGCGCGGAGTCATCGTGAATATTTCTTCCGTTTCCGCTTTAACGGGTGCTTCAAGTCAGACGAATTATAGTGCGTCCAAGGCTGGTCTCATTGGCTTGACTCGATCACTATCAAGAGAAGTGTCTGGAAAAAACATCCGTGTAAATGCCATTGCACCAGGTTATATCGTGACGGATATGCTCGGGAAAGTTCCCGATCGCGTGCGCCGTCATTTTGTTGATAAAATTGCCTGCGGCCGGTTAGGCGAGGCTGATGAAATTGCAAAGGTAGCCCTATTCCTAGCTTCTGACGATGCAAGCTACATATATGGACAGACGATTATTGTCGATGGAGGAATGATTTAA
- a CDS encoding phosphopantetheine-binding protein: MMSGELKVADFNMRFYEILQKNMELLTIDESVLQSDLETVGLNSISFVKLIVALENEFDVEFENEILIIDHFATLGQFKDSVQKLVEGQNH, from the coding sequence ATGATGAGTGGGGAATTAAAAGTAGCGGACTTTAATATGAGGTTTTATGAAATTTTGCAAAAAAATATGGAGCTGTTGACGATTGATGAGAGTGTATTGCAATCGGATTTGGAAACGGTAGGCCTTAACTCGATTTCTTTCGTTAAATTAATTGTAGCCTTGGAAAATGAGTTTGATGTCGAGTTTGAAAATGAAATTTTGATTATCGACCATTTTGCTACCTTGGGGCAGTTTAAGGATAGCGTACAAAAGCTTGTAGAAGGGCAAAATCATTAA
- a CDS encoding ABC transporter ATP-binding protein, translating into MQIARRNSAFFSMRRLFVFLKPYRYWIALKLISTIIIAANDILLIYIINLLFSSTQTGDMEGVIQVVKLILLFIVTGIIVNFFSVYSSGRYSALVTRDLKNKVSEHINKLPISYMESRHSGDFSSRMTNSINQIEGFIYNDFAALIFHIVRVAACIAVMFYMNWQLTLFCFGMLLFMTFLSEKVSRPLGQYAADVQQSMAQMSTVVQDTIGGIYMIKSYNLVQAVYQKCQLLLDKLLEHFLKIEKRVAAIGALSVFIRTAPLVVFFLFGGYLVSEGQLLIGALIAFVQFINYLVSGMGEIPNQISRFKMTAGVVEHLFELLDAETERIDGKQPENLSVSAPALEFKQVTFSYDDHTKVLDEVSFTLPQGKTVALVGPSGSGKSTIFKLITGFYDYKGGQIKLYNEPLTDWRLSSARALISHVSQDTFLFPGSIAENIACTDEGYRIEDVETAAKLANIHEFIRVLPQGYDTLVGERGVKLSGGQKQRIAIARAILKDAPILLLDEATSALDSESEQLVQQSINRIMRNKTVLVVAHRLSTVMNADHILVLNEGRIEESGTHEELLANNGTYHRLYNNQASKHGDQPYGLGQEGA; encoded by the coding sequence ATGCAAATAGCACGCCGTAACTCCGCATTTTTTTCAATGCGCCGGTTGTTTGTCTTTCTTAAGCCCTATCGGTATTGGATAGCACTAAAGCTGATAAGCACCATCATTATAGCGGCAAATGATATTTTGCTCATCTATATTATTAATCTTTTATTTTCTTCTACCCAGACTGGTGATATGGAAGGCGTAATACAGGTTGTAAAATTAATTCTCCTTTTTATAGTGACAGGGATCATTGTTAATTTCTTCAGTGTGTATTCGTCAGGACGCTATAGCGCCTTGGTAACCCGAGATTTAAAAAATAAAGTTAGCGAGCATATTAATAAACTGCCTATTTCGTATATGGAATCGCGCCACTCTGGCGACTTTAGCTCCAGAATGACGAACAGCATCAATCAAATAGAAGGGTTTATTTACAATGATTTTGCTGCTCTTATTTTTCACATTGTCCGGGTCGCTGCCTGTATTGCCGTTATGTTTTATATGAATTGGCAGCTTACGCTGTTTTGCTTCGGCATGCTGCTGTTTATGACCTTTTTGAGTGAAAAAGTCAGTCGCCCATTAGGTCAATATGCAGCAGATGTCCAGCAAAGCATGGCTCAAATGAGCACCGTTGTTCAAGATACCATTGGCGGTATCTATATGATTAAGTCATACAATCTAGTACAGGCTGTGTATCAAAAGTGCCAGCTGCTGCTTGACAAGCTGCTTGAACATTTTCTGAAAATCGAGAAACGCGTTGCTGCGATTGGAGCACTCAGTGTATTTATCCGAACGGCTCCGCTGGTTGTATTTTTTCTGTTCGGCGGATATTTGGTTAGCGAAGGACAGCTTTTAATAGGCGCTTTAATCGCGTTTGTGCAGTTCATCAATTATCTTGTGTCCGGGATGGGAGAAATTCCAAATCAGATTAGCCGATTCAAGATGACGGCTGGCGTTGTCGAGCATCTGTTTGAATTGCTGGATGCTGAAACAGAACGGATAGATGGCAAGCAGCCGGAAAACCTTTCGGTATCAGCACCTGCACTTGAATTTAAACAGGTTACTTTTTCCTATGATGATCATACGAAGGTGCTTGACGAGGTCAGCTTTACATTGCCGCAAGGTAAAACGGTCGCCTTGGTGGGGCCAAGCGGTTCAGGCAAATCGACGATCTTTAAGCTTATAACCGGCTTTTATGATTATAAGGGTGGGCAAATCAAGCTGTACAACGAGCCGCTCACCGATTGGAGGCTATCATCCGCAAGGGCGCTCATTTCACATGTTTCGCAGGATACCTTCCTTTTTCCAGGCTCTATTGCCGAAAATATTGCATGCACGGATGAGGGCTACCGCATTGAGGATGTAGAAACCGCAGCTAAGCTTGCAAATATCCATGAATTTATTCGGGTATTACCACAGGGGTACGATACGCTTGTCGGTGAGCGGGGGGTTAAGCTGTCAGGTGGACAAAAGCAGCGGATAGCGATTGCCAGGGCCATATTGAAGGATGCCCCCATTTTGCTGCTCGATGAGGCAACTTCGGCGCTTGATTCTGAATCCGAACAGCTTGTGCAACAATCCATTAACCGGATTATGCGAAACAAAACGGTTTTGGTCGTCGCACATCGCCTGTCTACGGTCATGAATGCGGACCATATTTTGGTGCTGAACGAGGGGCGTATTGAAGAAAGCGGCACACATGAAGAGCTGCTTGCCAATAACGGCACTTATCATCGTCTTTACAACAATCAGGCAAGCAAGCATGGAGACCAGCCGTATGGGCTTGGTCAAGAGGGGGCATAG
- a CDS encoding ABC transporter ATP-binding protein: protein MKISNKQQMARLAQLLGRRKLTFIFSFLGFGLMSSSVSIITAMLVSTFLDAITEKNMAAVMTLTIQFMLIVIAMCILTPLFQYWYGKTVKTIMNSMRLRVFHHMEKLPVTYYENSHSGDSLSRITNDLQTMENAFSGEALTLLSLMATGTISAVIMFYLDWRFAVAMILLGMLSTYVNSRYAKPFRTLGTEIQEQSGVQLERLTNLVAGTQVSRTFQMVDGMNRKYKETTTRLADLFLQRAKKSAYLTSTNYFLLWINNGGAFIIGAFMLINGQLTIGSLLGVILLLENVTNLFRNLGVFWSNLQSSLAGADRVFELLDVAEEPERYAAVSKEAEVACSNENIMLDFKNVSFAYHKDENVLNRLNLQVDKGQHVALVGPSGGGKSTIMKLLLGFYPFSDGDIRIEGKSFGEYSLEELRDRMAYVSQDPYLFEGTIEQNIRYGKLDATTAEVVEAARAAFAHDFISEQTDGYKTAVGERGVRLSGGQKQRIAIARAILKNAPILLLDEATSALDSDSELAVQQGIERLMEGKTTIAIAHRLSTIEQADMIVVVDGGNIMEQGKHDELLAAGGAYSRLYHTQKRTQEWLPQALQQEA, encoded by the coding sequence TTGAAGATAAGCAATAAACAACAAATGGCGAGACTTGCCCAATTGCTTGGTCGGCGTAAACTAACTTTTATTTTCAGTTTTCTGGGCTTCGGTCTCATGAGCTCAAGCGTATCCATTATTACAGCCATGCTGGTCTCTACATTTCTCGATGCGATAACCGAGAAAAATATGGCTGCCGTAATGACGCTCACCATCCAGTTCATGCTCATCGTCATTGCTATGTGTATACTAACGCCACTTTTCCAATATTGGTACGGTAAAACGGTCAAGACAATTATGAACAGCATGCGGCTTCGCGTTTTTCATCATATGGAGAAGCTTCCTGTTACTTATTACGAGAACAGCCATAGCGGTGACAGCCTGTCCAGAATAACAAATGATTTGCAGACGATGGAAAATGCCTTTTCTGGAGAAGCGCTTACGCTTCTTTCCTTAATGGCTACCGGAACAATATCAGCCGTCATTATGTTTTATCTGGATTGGAGATTTGCCGTTGCCATGATTTTGTTAGGAATGCTGTCTACGTATGTAAATTCAAGATACGCTAAGCCGTTCCGAACGCTTGGCACCGAAATTCAGGAGCAGTCCGGCGTTCAGCTTGAACGCTTAACGAATCTTGTTGCTGGTACACAGGTGAGCAGAACGTTTCAGATGGTCGATGGGATGAACCGCAAGTACAAGGAAACGACGACTCGGCTTGCAGATTTGTTTTTACAACGAGCGAAGAAAAGCGCCTATTTAACAAGCACTAATTATTTTCTGCTGTGGATTAATAATGGCGGAGCTTTTATTATTGGAGCTTTTATGCTGATTAACGGCCAGCTGACAATCGGCAGCTTGCTGGGGGTTATTTTGCTGTTGGAGAACGTAACGAATCTTTTCCGCAATCTAGGCGTTTTCTGGTCCAACTTGCAATCCTCGCTGGCGGGGGCTGACCGGGTGTTTGAGCTGCTGGATGTAGCAGAAGAACCCGAGCGATACGCTGCGGTCTCGAAGGAAGCTGAAGTCGCATGCTCAAACGAAAATATAATGCTCGATTTCAAAAACGTATCGTTTGCCTATCACAAAGACGAAAATGTGTTAAATCGCTTGAATCTTCAGGTAGACAAAGGGCAGCATGTCGCGCTTGTAGGGCCCAGCGGGGGCGGCAAAAGCACGATTATGAAGCTGCTGCTTGGTTTTTATCCATTCTCCGACGGCGACATTCGAATTGAGGGCAAAAGCTTTGGGGAATATTCATTAGAAGAGCTAAGGGACAGGATGGCCTACGTTTCTCAGGATCCCTATCTATTTGAAGGAACGATCGAGCAAAATATTCGCTACGGAAAATTGGACGCGACGACTGCAGAGGTTGTAGAGGCGGCGCGTGCAGCGTTTGCCCATGATTTTATTTCGGAGCAGACAGATGGGTATAAAACCGCGGTTGGCGAAAGAGGCGTGAGGCTGTCTGGTGGTCAAAAGCAGCGAATAGCTATCGCCCGAGCTATATTGAAAAACGCGCCGATTTTGCTGCTTGATGAGGCTACTTCAGCATTGGACAGCGATTCGGAGCTGGCGGTCCAGCAAGGAATCGAGCGGCTGATGGAAGGGAAAACGACGATTGCTATCGCCCATCGGCTGTCCACCATTGAGCAAGCTGACATGATCGTAGTCGTTGACGGCGGGAATATTATGGAGCAGGGCAAGCATGACGAGCTTCTGGCAGCAGGTGGCGCATACAGCAGGCTGTATCATACACAGAAGCGAACACAGGAATGGCTTCCACAAGCCTTGCAGCAAGAAGCTTGA
- a CDS encoding carbamoyltransferase C-terminal domain-containing protein — protein MRILGISGGIDFPHEDGFVTTILNSEIHDASAVLIEDGQVVAAYEEERLNRIKHSGKLPILSIRRCLELGGVRLDDVDKIVFYCEEAQFKYETTTHRHQFRQFPYSDPKAWVVERLKQFFDTDFKKENVVFENHHYCHAASAYYMSGFDEALVVTIDGASLEGNAGIVLDAVGTSLKPLSHITNDDSLGAFYTQIIEFLGYTTHDEYKVMGLAPYGDPAKFRRLFKKAFTLLPEGKFKLNRSFYYVLMDLMSNPRLKGELFTQEHKDIAAALQEALENVVMHMLVHFQQATGRKKLCMAGGVAHNCTLNGKILYSGLFDEVFVQPAAHDAGNALGGALLQSRKLAPSLQTETLRHLYWGSAIQSNDRILEILKQWDRFVTYRKTDHVVEAAAKLIAEGAVIGWVQGRSEFGPRALGNRSILADPRPVENKSIINAMVKKREGYRPFAPSILEEYADDYYVLPQTKAPYAYMNFVLKTREDKQELLGAVTHVDGTARIQTVSRETNERYWHLIDEFRKLTGVPVLLNTSFNNNAEPIVDSEEDAIVSFLTTNINTLIIGDYIIDKKTVGKEQFMKFVPKRPLSSELKKSVGYTAEGGKKVSCGIRLHFGDKYKTALSEEMYRLLELSDGEKTLAELVELAGCGSKTEEDIVDEMIELWSLRLVHLRPFETIALATV, from the coding sequence ATGAGGATACTTGGCATAAGCGGCGGAATTGATTTCCCTCATGAGGACGGGTTTGTTACGACCATCTTGAATTCGGAGATTCATGATGCTTCAGCCGTATTAATTGAGGACGGGCAAGTGGTCGCCGCCTATGAGGAAGAACGTTTAAACCGCATTAAGCACTCAGGAAAGCTGCCGATTTTATCGATTCGCCGTTGTCTGGAGCTAGGAGGAGTACGTTTGGACGATGTGGATAAAATCGTCTTTTACTGTGAAGAAGCTCAGTTTAAATACGAAACGACTACCCATCGGCATCAATTTCGGCAATTTCCGTACAGTGATCCAAAGGCGTGGGTGGTCGAACGACTAAAGCAATTTTTTGATACGGATTTTAAGAAAGAGAATGTAGTGTTTGAAAATCATCATTATTGTCATGCTGCAAGCGCCTATTATATGTCCGGCTTTGATGAAGCGCTTGTCGTTACAATAGATGGTGCCTCCTTGGAAGGCAATGCCGGAATTGTGCTTGATGCTGTAGGAACCTCGCTCAAGCCGCTAAGCCATATTACTAACGATGACAGCTTAGGTGCCTTTTATACACAAATTATCGAGTTTCTCGGCTATACGACTCATGATGAATACAAAGTAATGGGGCTCGCTCCTTATGGAGATCCTGCCAAATTCAGAAGGCTGTTCAAGAAAGCTTTCACCCTGCTGCCTGAAGGTAAATTCAAGCTTAATAGAAGCTTTTATTATGTGCTGATGGATTTAATGTCTAATCCCCGTTTGAAGGGTGAGCTGTTTACACAGGAGCATAAGGACATAGCGGCTGCGCTTCAGGAAGCACTCGAAAACGTTGTCATGCATATGCTCGTCCATTTTCAACAGGCGACCGGACGTAAAAAGCTATGCATGGCAGGCGGGGTTGCGCATAACTGTACGCTAAATGGAAAAATTTTGTACTCGGGTTTATTCGACGAAGTGTTTGTGCAGCCTGCCGCCCATGATGCGGGCAATGCGCTTGGAGGAGCACTGCTGCAGTCCCGTAAGCTCGCTCCAAGCTTGCAGACAGAAACGCTGCGTCATCTCTACTGGGGAAGCGCCATTCAAAGCAATGATCGCATTCTAGAAATTTTGAAGCAATGGGATCGGTTTGTTACCTACCGCAAAACAGATCATGTTGTCGAAGCTGCGGCTAAGTTAATTGCGGAGGGAGCCGTTATCGGTTGGGTGCAGGGACGCTCGGAGTTTGGCCCTCGGGCGCTAGGCAACCGCAGCATTTTGGCTGATCCGCGTCCAGTGGAAAACAAAAGCATTATCAATGCCATGGTGAAAAAAAGGGAGGGCTACCGGCCGTTTGCTCCTTCCATATTGGAAGAGTATGCAGACGATTATTATGTGCTGCCGCAGACAAAAGCTCCTTACGCCTACATGAATTTCGTGCTGAAGACGAGGGAGGACAAGCAGGAGCTGCTCGGCGCGGTTACTCACGTAGACGGAACGGCGCGCATTCAAACGGTATCTCGTGAAACGAATGAAAGGTACTGGCACTTAATTGATGAATTCCGCAAGCTGACGGGTGTGCCGGTGCTGCTTAATACTTCGTTTAACAACAATGCGGAGCCTATTGTAGATTCAGAAGAGGACGCCATTGTCAGCTTCCTGACGACTAATATTAACACTTTAATTATCGGTGACTACATCATCGACAAAAAAACAGTTGGCAAGGAACAATTTATGAAGTTTGTACCGAAACGGCCGCTTAGCTCGGAGCTGAAGAAATCGGTCGGCTATACAGCTGAAGGAGGCAAGAAAGTCAGCTGCGGAATACGCCTCCACTTTGGAGATAAATATAAGACTGCGTTATCGGAAGAGATGTATCGGCTGCTAGAGCTATCCGACGGGGAAAAGACGCTGGCAGAGCTGGTTGAGCTAGCAGGCTGCGGCAGTAAGACTGAAGAGGATATCGTAGATGAAATGATAGAATTATGGTCTTTGCGGCTGGTGCATTTACGGCCATTCGAAACCATTGCATTAGCTACCGTCTGA
- a CDS encoding carbamoyltransferase C-terminal domain-containing protein: MLVLGLNGGIELPHEDLKVFGYGGIAHDSAAVLIKDGVVIAASEEERLNRVKHTGKAPLQTILLCLKRLGITFADIDKVVITTREQETNLLVRDDFFYRDSLHKNSRELLVDFFYQIDGTKYDPNRIVFVDHHICHAASAHFMSGFDRSLTVTIDGESQEGYAGYIISAEGTDFKILDRISNENSLGSFYISVIRMLGYHQHDEYKVMGLAPYGDPSKFRRMLRKAYVLLPEGKFKINLAWSTALFDFMTPRKKGGPITQEHMDLAASLQEALETIVMHMLTHYQQATGHTKLAMAGGVAHNCSMNGKVLYAGLFDEVFVQPAAHDAGNALGGALFVSNKFAPDKSLEKLEHLYWGSEIQGNEGLEQILKRWERFVSFRKVDNIAEETAKRIADGAVFGWVQGRSEFGPRALGNRSILADPRPAENKSIINEMVKKREGYRPFAPSILEEHVGDYYELPRTKAPYSYMNFVLMTKEDKQPLLGAVTHVDGTARIQTVSKETNERYWELINEFRKLTGVPILLNTSFNNNVEPIVDSEEDAIASFLTTNIHYLAIGDYMVDKKEVDNADYLHMVPTRLINSELKKSIGYSADGTKRTLHEVRLHFGDKYKKAIPEEVFLMLELSDGHKSLDELADELGCTALTKSEIAEHFIELWSLRLVHLRPSERVAALSAKG; encoded by the coding sequence ATGCTAGTGCTGGGTCTTAATGGCGGCATTGAATTGCCGCATGAGGATTTAAAGGTGTTTGGCTATGGCGGAATTGCGCATGACTCTGCTGCTGTTCTTATTAAAGATGGGGTGGTCATAGCGGCCTCTGAGGAAGAAAGGCTTAACCGGGTAAAGCATACCGGCAAGGCTCCGCTGCAAACGATCCTATTATGCTTAAAGCGGCTCGGCATTACGTTCGCGGATATTGATAAGGTTGTTATAACGACAAGAGAGCAGGAGACCAATCTGCTTGTGCGGGATGACTTTTTCTATCGCGATTCCTTGCATAAAAATTCGAGAGAGCTGCTGGTAGATTTCTTTTACCAGATTGACGGCACGAAATATGACCCGAATCGAATCGTTTTTGTCGACCACCACATTTGCCATGCAGCCAGCGCGCATTTCATGTCCGGCTTTGATCGCAGCTTGACGGTTACAATTGACGGGGAATCGCAGGAGGGCTACGCCGGCTATATTATTAGTGCCGAAGGAACGGACTTCAAAATCCTTGACCGCATCTCCAATGAAAACAGCTTGGGCTCCTTCTATATTTCGGTTATCCGTATGCTGGGCTACCACCAGCATGATGAATACAAGGTAATGGGCCTCGCGCCGTACGGCGATCCAAGCAAATTCAGACGGATGCTCAGAAAAGCATATGTTCTGCTTCCCGAAGGCAAGTTCAAAATTAATTTGGCCTGGTCAACTGCTCTTTTCGATTTTATGACGCCTAGAAAGAAGGGCGGTCCCATTACGCAGGAGCATATGGATTTGGCCGCTTCCTTGCAGGAGGCGCTCGAAACGATTGTCATGCATATGCTAACGCATTATCAGCAGGCAACCGGACATACGAAGCTTGCCATGGCAGGCGGTGTAGCCCATAACTGCTCCATGAATGGAAAAGTACTTTATGCGGGGCTTTTTGATGAGGTTTTCGTACAGCCGGCGGCACATGATGCAGGCAATGCGCTAGGCGGCGCCTTGTTCGTATCCAATAAATTTGCGCCTGACAAGTCGCTGGAGAAGCTGGAGCATCTGTATTGGGGAAGCGAAATTCAAGGCAATGAGGGCTTGGAGCAAATATTAAAACGGTGGGAGCGTTTCGTCAGCTTCCGCAAGGTGGACAACATCGCCGAGGAGACAGCCAAACGAATTGCCGATGGGGCTGTTTTTGGCTGGGTTCAGGGGCGCTCCGAATTTGGTCCTCGTGCGCTAGGCAACCGCAGCATTCTTGCTGATCCAAGGCCAGCGGAGAACAAAAGCATTATTAACGAGATGGTGAAGAAACGGGAGGGCTACCGGCCGTTTGCACCATCCATTTTGGAAGAGCATGTAGGCGACTACTATGAGCTGCCGCGTACGAAAGCACCTTACTCGTATATGAATTTTGTACTTATGACAAAAGAGGATAAGCAGCCGCTGCTTGGAGCCGTTACACATGTCGATGGCACTGCCCGCATTCAGACGGTCTCAAAAGAAACGAATGAACGGTATTGGGAGCTCATTAATGAATTCCGTAAATTGACCGGGGTACCGATTTTGCTGAATACGTCGTTCAACAACAACGTTGAGCCCATCGTAGATTCGGAGGAGGATGCAATTGCAAGCTTCCTGACGACGAATATTCACTACTTGGCTATCGGCGATTATATGGTAGACAAAAAGGAAGTAGACAATGCTGATTATTTGCATATGGTGCCGACGAGGCTGATCAATTCGGAATTGAAAAAATCAATTGGCTATTCCGCTGACGGGACGAAACGCACGCTTCATGAAGTAAGGCTTCATTTTGGAGATAAATACAAAAAAGCGATTCCGGAGGAAGTGTTCCTCATGCTGGAGCTTTCAGACGGCCATAAATCGCTGGACGAGCTTGCTGATGAACTAGGCTGCACTGCGCTGACAAAATCGGAAATAGCAGAGCATTTTATCGAGCTTTGGTCGCTTCGACTCGTTCATCTCAGACCATCCGAGCGCGTTGCAGCCCTATCGGCTAAGGGGTAA